One genomic segment of Arachis duranensis cultivar V14167 chromosome 4, aradu.V14167.gnm2.J7QH, whole genome shotgun sequence includes these proteins:
- the LOC107483892 gene encoding pentatricopeptide repeat-containing protein At2g34400, whose protein sequence is MQFCRRHLTIGTATNSVEFHLLELLKQCSSSSILQQVHAQMIVNHLHKPNHLLVKLIHLNNFPYALNLFSHITPHPNDYAFNIMIRALAATWHNYPFALQLYYRMRALSIKPNNFTFPFVFLSCANLTALCHGLLAHASAFRLGLCSDHHTCHSLITMYSRCGQSWSARKVFNEIPDKDLVSWNSMISGYVKAGLAREAVEVFGEMRREGFVPDEMSLVSVLGACGEIGDLELGRWVDGFVVDNGMEVNSYVGSALISMFGKCGDLESSWRIFDGMVRRDAITWNALISGYAQNGMADKAVSLFHCMKEEGIVPNKITLTTVLSACATIGALDLGRQIEEYASQRGFQHDIFVATALVDMYAKSGSLDSAQRVFNDMPRKNEVSWNAMIAALASHGKAKEALSLFQCMLDEGGGACPNDITFVALLSACVHAGLVDEGYRLFDMMSTLFGLVPKIEHYSCMVDLLARAGHLYEAWDLIEKMPEKPDKVTLGALHGACQRLKNVDIGERVMRLLLELDPSNSGNYIISSKIYANSKMLEDSARMRLLMRQKGVSKTPGCSWIEIENQLHEFHAGDGLHISATDIYGIMDLLYEELKREGYVPKIVD, encoded by the exons ATGCAGTTTTGCCGCCGGCACCTTACTATCGGCACCGCCACAAACTCAGTGGAATTCCATCTCCTGGAGCTCCTGAAACaatgcagcagcagcagcatccTCCAACAAGTCCACGCCCAAATGATCGTCAACCACCTCCACAAACCCAACCACCTCCTCGTGAAGCTCATCCACCTCAACAACTTCCCCTATGCACTCAACCTCTTCTCTCACATCACTCCTCACCCCAACGACTATGCCTTCAACATCATGATTCGCGCTCTGGCTGCCACGTGGCACAACTACCCGTTTGCCCTCCAACTCTATTACCGTATGCGTGCTTTGTCCATTAAGCCTAACAACTTCACCTTCCCCTTCGTCTTCCTCTCATGTGCTAACTTAACGGCCCTCTGCCATGGCCTTTTGGCCCATGCCTCCGCCTTCAGGCTCGGCCTCTGCTCCGATCACCATACCTGTCACTCCTTGATTACGATGTACTCCAGGTGTGGGCAGTCTTGGTCTGCACGTAAGGTGTTTAATGAAATTCCTGACAAGGATTTGGTGTCGTGGAACTCGATGATCTCTGGCTACGTGAAGGCGGGTCTTGCGAGGGAGGCTGTGGAGGTGTTTGGGGAGATGAGGAGGGAGGGGTTCGTGCCGGACGAGATGAGCTTAGTGAGTGTGCTCGGGGCGTGCGGGGAGATTGGGGACTTGGAATTGGGGAGGTGGGTTGATGGGTTTGTTGTGGATAATGGGATGGAGGTGAATTCGTATGTTGGGTCTGCTTTGATTAGTATGTTTGGGAAGTGTGGGGATTTGGAATCTTCTTGGAGGATCTTTGATGGAATGGTTAGAAGAGATGCTATCACTTGGAATGCTCTGATATCTGG ATATGCTCAAAATGGAATGGCAGATAAAGCAGTTTCTTTATTTCATTGCATGAAGGAAGAGGGAAttgttccaaataaaattacCTTGACTACCGTGCTGTCTGCGTGCGCCACGATTGGGGCTTTGGATTTGGGGAGACAGATTGAAGAGTATGCATCACAAAGAGGATTTCAACATGATATCTTTGTGGCTACTGCATTGGTTGACATGTATGCTAAAAGTGGGAGTTTAGACAGTGCACAGAGAGTTTTCAATGACATGCCACGGAAAAATGAAGTTTCTTGGAATGCAATGATCGCTGCGCTTGCTTCTCATGGCAAAGCAAAGGAAGCACTGTCACTATTTCAGTGCATGTTGGATGAGGGTGGTGGTGCTTGTCCCAATGATATAACATTTGTAGCATTGCTCTCTGCTTGTGTGCATGCAGGCCTGGTTGATGAAGGCTATAGATTGTTTGATATGATGAGCACATTGTTCGGATTAGTGCCAAAAATTGAGCACTACTCTTGCATGGTTGATCTTTTGGCGCGCGCTGGTCatctgtatgaagcttgggatcTCATTGAGAAAATGCCTGAAAAGCCAGATAAGGTCACATTAGGAGCTTTACATGGTGCGTGTCAAAGGCTGAAAAATGTAGATATAGGTGAACGGGTTATGCGGCTGCTTCTGGAGTTGGATCCTTCAAATTCCGGGAACTATATCATCTCATCAAAAATATATGCAAATTCAAAAATGTTGGAAGATTCAGCAAGGATGAGATTGTTGATGAGACAAAAGGGTGTGAGTAAAACACCTGGTTGTAGCTGGATTGAAATTGAGAATCAATTGCACGAGTTTCATGCTGGTGATGGTCTGCACATAAGTGCTACGGATATATATGGCATAATGGATTTGCTGTATGAGGAGCTCAAAAGGGAAGGGTATGTCCCTAAAATTGTTGATTAG